In Methanocaldococcus sp., a genomic segment contains:
- the moaC gene encoding cyclic pyranopterin monophosphate synthase MoaC translates to MLTHVNDKGVKMVDISKKEDVYRECIAEGYIKLKVETIKLIKEQKIKKGNVLTTAQIAGILSVKKTYELIPMCHPLPITSVNIDFEIFEDKIKAICKVKTTYKTGIEMEALTGVTIALLTIWDMVKSVEKDETGNYPETEIFGIRVVKKVKTI, encoded by the coding sequence ATGCTAACCCATGTTAATGATAAAGGAGTAAAGATGGTAGATATCTCCAAAAAAGAAGATGTTTATAGAGAATGTATTGCAGAAGGATACATAAAATTAAAAGTAGAAACTATCAAATTGATAAAGGAACAAAAAATTAAAAAAGGTAATGTTTTAACTACTGCTCAGATTGCTGGAATTCTATCTGTAAAAAAAACTTATGAATTGATTCCTATGTGTCATCCTCTACCCATAACTTCAGTAAATATAGATTTTGAAATATTTGAAGATAAAATAAAAGCAATTTGTAAAGTTAAAACTACATACAAAACTGGAATAGAGATGGAGGCATTAACTGGAGTTACTATTGCATTATTAACTATATGGGATATGGTCAAAAGTGTTGAAAAAGATGAAACTGGAAATTATCCTGAGACTGAAATTTTTGGAATAAGAGTTGTTAAGAAAGTAAAAACAATTTAA
- a CDS encoding tRNA uridine(34) 5-carboxymethylaminomethyl modification radical SAM/GNAT enzyme Elp3 — protein MDEKAKLMRCIIKRILEEYEKNKSLNKKRIEQIKAECLRIYKLGIGHPSNSEILQYATEEEKKLLIPILRKKPVRTISGVAVVAVMTSPEKCPHGKCIFCPGGVGSVFGDVPQSYTGREPATMRGLMFNFDPYLQTKARIEQLEKVGHPTNKIELIIMGGTFPAREISYQDWFIKRCLDAMNKVEAKSLEEAQKINETAEHRCVALCIETRPDYCGEKEINQMLKLGTTRVELGVQTIYNEILEFCKRGHTVEDTIKATQLLKDSGLKVSYHLMPGMPGSNIEMDKKMFKEIFTNPDFMPDMVKIYPCLVIEGTELYEMWKRGEYKPYREEEAIEVISYAKSIMPKWVRTSRIQRDIPATVIVDGVKKSNLGELVYKYMEKHGIKCRCIRCREVGHVMYKKGIMPDLDYIKLCREEYEASGGTEIFLSFEDVKNDILIAFLRLRVPYKPFRKEIDDNTMLVRQLHVCGQEKPLTKDLKEITWQHKGYGRKLLEEAERIAKEEFGKKKILITSGIGVREYYRKLGYEKIGVYMGKYLE, from the coding sequence ATGGATGAAAAGGCAAAATTAATGAGATGTATAATTAAAAGAATTTTAGAAGAATATGAAAAAAATAAATCTTTAAATAAAAAAAGAATAGAACAAATTAAAGCAGAATGTTTAAGAATTTATAAATTGGGAATTGGACATCCTTCCAATTCTGAAATTTTGCAGTATGCTACAGAAGAAGAAAAAAAATTGCTAATTCCTATATTGAGGAAGAAACCTGTTAGAACAATTTCAGGAGTAGCTGTTGTAGCAGTTATGACTTCTCCAGAAAAATGTCCTCATGGAAAATGTATATTCTGTCCGGGAGGAGTAGGGAGTGTATTTGGAGATGTCCCACAAAGTTATACTGGGAGAGAGCCAGCAACTATGCGAGGTTTAATGTTTAACTTCGACCCATATTTACAAACAAAAGCAAGAATTGAGCAGTTAGAAAAAGTAGGACATCCAACGAACAAAATAGAACTTATAATAATGGGTGGAACATTTCCAGCGAGAGAGATATCTTATCAAGATTGGTTTATTAAAAGATGCTTAGACGCTATGAATAAAGTTGAAGCAAAAAGTTTAGAAGAGGCTCAAAAAATTAACGAAACGGCAGAGCATAGATGCGTAGCTCTTTGCATTGAAACAAGACCAGATTACTGTGGAGAGAAAGAGATAAATCAAATGTTAAAATTAGGAACTACAAGAGTAGAGTTGGGTGTTCAAACAATTTACAATGAAATTTTAGAATTTTGTAAAAGAGGGCATACAGTTGAAGATACCATAAAGGCAACTCAATTGTTAAAAGATAGTGGTTTAAAAGTGTCATATCACTTAATGCCCGGAATGCCTGGCTCTAATATAGAAATGGATAAAAAAATGTTTAAAGAAATTTTTACTAATCCAGATTTTATGCCAGATATGGTTAAAATCTATCCTTGTTTGGTTATAGAAGGGACTGAACTTTATGAGATGTGGAAGAGAGGAGAGTATAAGCCATACAGAGAAGAGGAGGCTATTGAGGTTATAAGTTATGCCAAATCAATAATGCCTAAGTGGGTTAGAACTTCAAGAATTCAGAGGGATATTCCTGCCACAGTAATAGTTGATGGAGTAAAAAAGAGCAACTTAGGAGAGTTAGTTTATAAGTATATGGAAAAACATGGAATTAAGTGTAGATGTATAAGATGCAGAGAAGTAGGACATGTGATGTATAAAAAAGGAATAATGCCTGATTTAGATTATATAAAGTTATGTAGAGAGGAATATGAAGCAAGTGGTGGAACTGAAATATTTTTATCTTTTGAAGATGTAAAAAATGATATATTAATAGCATTTTTAAGATTGAGGGTTCCATATAAACCATTTAGAAAAGAGATTGATGATAATACTATGTTAGTTAGACAACTTCATGTATGTGGTCAAGAGAAACCATTAACTAAGGATTTGAAAGAAATTACTTGGCAACATAAAGGATATGGAAGAAAACTCTTAGAGGAGGCAGAAAGAATTGCTAAAGAGGAATTTGGTAAAAAGAAAATTTTAATAACGAGTGGCATAGGTGTTAGAGAATATTATAGAAAGTTAGGATATGAAAAAATTGGAGTTTATATGGGCAAATACTTAGAATAA
- a CDS encoding LEA type 2 family protein, which translates to MDLKKFLILFIPMVVIVGLSGCLEPPKVEVIEYKIQSVNMNNTKFTIKVLVDNPYPIGVTINKISLDIYALVDGDKIHLGHGEQDNIKISSGNSTFELPIIISNEKIAEAVLKSKSTKLPVEIKGNISINLIVTTVNIPIDIKREID; encoded by the coding sequence ATGGATTTAAAAAAATTCTTAATATTATTTATTCCAATGGTAGTAATCGTTGGACTTTCTGGATGTTTAGAGCCTCCAAAAGTTGAAGTTATTGAATATAAAATACAATCAGTTAATATGAACAATACTAAATTTACTATTAAAGTTTTAGTAGACAATCCATATCCTATTGGAGTAACAATCAATAAAATTTCCTTAGATATTTATGCTTTAGTTGATGGAGACAAAATTCACTTAGGACATGGAGAACAGGATAATATTAAAATATCCTCAGGAAACTCAACATTTGAACTTCCAATAATAATATCTAATGAAAAAATTGCCGAGGCTGTTCTTAAAAGTAAAAGTACTAAGTTACCAGTTGAAATCAAAGGAAATATATCGATTAATTTAATAGTTACAACAGTTAATATTCCAATAGATATTAAAAGAGAGATTGATTGA
- the rnp3 gene encoding ribonuclease P protein component 3: MRIDINRIKDEEDIKMLKELKWNGFVFYQYDYEFDKELFEKVKSIGESYKLKVYSGVKIKTENPKELRKKVKKFRNKCHIILVEGGILKINRASVEMHDVDILSTPELGRKDSGIDHVLARLASTHRVAIEINLKNLLSKDGYERARTLLFFRNNLKLAKKYDVPVVISTDAENKYQIKNPYDLRAFLNTLVDVNYSKKIMETTYKICEFRDYLMKDNVVRYGVEIIKE; this comes from the coding sequence ATGAGAATTGACATTAATAGAATAAAAGATGAAGAAGATATTAAAATGCTAAAAGAGTTAAAATGGAACGGATTTGTTTTTTATCAGTATGATTATGAATTTGACAAAGAATTATTTGAGAAGGTAAAATCTATTGGTGAAAGTTATAAATTAAAAGTTTATTCAGGAGTGAAAATAAAAACAGAGAATCCTAAAGAATTGAGAAAAAAGGTAAAGAAGTTTAGAAATAAATGTCATATAATATTAGTTGAAGGAGGAATTTTAAAAATAAATAGAGCATCTGTGGAAATGCACGATGTAGATATATTATCAACTCCTGAATTGGGTAGAAAAGATAGCGGAATAGACCATGTATTGGCAAGATTGGCATCAACGCACAGAGTGGCTATTGAAATAAATTTAAAAAATCTTTTAAGTAAAGATGGTTATGAAAGGGCGAGAACATTACTATTTTTTAGAAATAACTTAAAATTAGCAAAAAAGTATGATGTTCCAGTTGTAATTTCTACGGATGCTGAAAATAAATACCAAATTAAAAATCCCTACGATTTAAGAGCATTTTTAAACACTTTGGTAGATGTCAATTATTCAAAAAAAATTATGGAAACCACTTATAAAATATGCGAATTTAGAGATTATTTAATGAAGGATAATGTTGTTAGATATGGAGTTGAAATTATAAAAGAGTAA
- the comB gene encoding 2-phosphosulfolactate phosphatase produces MITLCNKFADHKCYDIAIVVDVLRASTTIVTLLSFIDEVYITTSTQREEENTIYIGERKGRKIEDFDFGNSPTEILANKDIIKERYENGEKVILSTTNGTRVLKNLNSKYIFIGAIVNAKYVAETVKDFENVSLVPCHRENNFSIDDFIGCGIIAKYLNREYDEFTKVAVELTKYDWMSLILESSSAKNLKNLGYEKDITFAMLENSIDAVGIYKKEDNKVVRVK; encoded by the coding sequence ATGATAACTTTATGTAATAAATTTGCTGATCATAAATGTTATGATATAGCAATAGTTGTAGATGTTTTAAGAGCATCAACTACAATAGTAACTCTTCTATCATTTATCGATGAGGTATATATAACTACATCTACACAGAGAGAAGAAGAAAATACCATATACATTGGAGAGAGAAAGGGCAGAAAAATAGAAGATTTTGATTTTGGAAACTCCCCAACAGAGATTTTAGCAAATAAAGATATTATAAAGGAAAGATATGAAAATGGAGAAAAGGTTATATTATCAACGACAAATGGAACGAGAGTTTTAAAAAACTTAAACTCTAAATATATTTTTATAGGAGCGATAGTTAATGCAAAGTATGTCGCTGAAACAGTTAAAGATTTTGAAAATGTCAGTTTAGTTCCATGTCATAGAGAAAACAATTTTTCAATAGACGATTTTATTGGCTGTGGAATTATTGCTAAATATCTCAATAGAGAGTATGACGAATTTACTAAAGTGGCAGTAGAATTAACAAAATATGACTGGATGTCTTTAATCTTAGAATCATCGTCTGCTAAAAATTTAAAAAATCTTGGATATGAAAAAGATATAACCTTTGCAATGTTGGAAAATAGCATTGATGCAGTAGGAATTTACAAAAAAGAAGATAACAAAGTTGTAAGAGTTAAATAA
- a CDS encoding DUF116 domain-containing protein — MLDGFLQIVGLITLTVFILIIIVSILILIIGYILLKKDRLIFPNLALFLMDNFYSILLKVFLLIGTEDTSYRVGIEFYNKYYEDAFKKAKNKVLVLPHCLRDSKCPAKLTPNGVECIFCGRCKIGDIIKVAKEINYKVYIVPGSTFLKRILKEEKPDAVFGVACNRDLFYGMNMLSRKGIPSQGQPLLRDGCINTLVDVDELISRLKSL; from the coding sequence ATTTTAGATGGGTTTTTGCAGATTGTAGGTTTGATAACATTAACAGTATTTATATTAATAATTATAGTATCCATCTTAATTTTAATTATCGGATATATATTATTAAAAAAAGATAGGTTGATATTTCCAAATTTGGCTTTATTTTTAATGGATAATTTTTATTCGATACTATTAAAAGTTTTTCTATTAATTGGGACAGAAGATACTTCTTATAGAGTAGGAATAGAATTTTACAATAAATATTATGAAGATGCATTTAAAAAAGCAAAAAATAAGGTTTTGGTTCTTCCACACTGTTTAAGAGATTCAAAATGTCCTGCTAAATTAACTCCTAATGGTGTTGAATGCATATTCTGTGGGAGATGTAAAATAGGAGACATTATAAAAGTGGCAAAGGAAATTAATTACAAAGTTTATATAGTTCCAGGCTCTACATTCTTAAAGAGAATTTTAAAAGAAGAAAAGCCAGATGCTGTGTTTGGTGTTGCGTGCAATAGAGATTTATTTTATGGAATGAATATGTTATCAAGAAAAGGAATTCCTTCACAAGGACAACCTTTATTAAGGGATGGGTGTATAAATACTTTGGTTGATGTTGATGAACTCATATCAAGATTAAAATCATTATAA